The window GGGCATGGGCACCGCGGCGCGCGGGATCAAGAACGACATGCGCCTGGTGGGCGTGCAGGCCGAGCTTTATCCGTCGATGTACGCCGAGCTGAACGGCGTCGACATGGCGTGCGAGGGCGACACGTTGGCCGAGGGGATCGCGGTGAAGGAGCCGGGGTCGTACACGCGCAAGCTCGTCGCGCAGCTCAACGACGATATCGTGCTGGTGGCGGAACGCCATCTGGAGCGCGCGGTGAGCTTGCTGCTCCAGATCGAAAAGACCGTGGTTGAGGGCGCGGGCGCGGCGGGGCTCGCGGCGATGCTCGCGCATCCCGAGGAGTTCAAGGGCCGCAAGGTTGGCCTCGTGCTGACCGGCGGCAATATCGACACGCGGCTGCTCGCCAATGTGCTGCTGCGCGATCTCGCGCGCTCGGGGCGGATCGCGCGGCTGCGCATTCGCTTGCAGGACCGTCCGGGCGCGCTGTTCAAGGTGATGAAGCTGTTCGACGAGAAGCAGGTCAACATCATCGAAATCTATCACCAGCGCATCTTTACCACCTTGCCGGCGAAGGGCCTGATCACCGACATCGAATGCGAAGCACGCGACCGCGAGCATCTCGACAGCCTGGTGACCGCGCTCCGCGATGCGGGCTATATGGTGACGACGGTCGAGCTGGCGTAAGCTTCGACGCCCTCTCCTTCAGGGGAGGGCAGCGAGACTTACGAACTTGTTCGTTAGTCGCAGCGGGTGGGGGCCATCGGCCTTGCACAAGGTTGCGAGTCCCCACCCCAACCCCTCCCCTAAAGGGGAGGGGCTTGCTATGCTCTACCCATGAAATCCTTCACCCTCTCCCTCACCGCCACCCCCGACAGCATCGACGAGCTCGGCCATGTCAACAATGCCGTCTGGGTCCAGTGGATCCAGCAGGTCGCGACCGGCCATTGGGACGCCGCGGCGCCGCCATCGCATAAGGACGCCTATATCTGGGTCGTGGTGCGCCACGAGATCGATTACCTCCGCGCGCTCGGCCCCGGCGAGACGGTGACCGCGCGGACGTGGGTCGCCGACAAGCCGCAGGGGGCGAAGTTCGACCGCTTCATGGAATTCACCGGCGCCGACGGCAAAGTCCATGTCCGCGCGCGCACCGTGTGGGCGCTGCTCGACAAGGCAAGCGGCCGACCGCTGCGCGTGACGGCGGAGGTGGTGGCGCCGTTCCTCGGTCCGGAAGCGTGACGCTTTCGATCCGCCCCGCCACGTCCGACGATGCCGCGGCGATCTGGGCGATTATCGAACCGACGATCCGCGCGGGCGAGACCTATACGCTCGACCGCGACATGCCTGAGGCCGAAGCGCTCGCTTACTGGTTCGCGGCGGACAAGGCGGTGTTCGTCGCCGAGGAGGACGGCTTCATCCTCGGCACCTATTATCTCCGCGCCAACCAGGCGGGTGGCGGGGCGCATGTCTGCAATTGCGGCTATATGACCGGCGCCGCCGCGACCGGGCGCGGGGTGGCGCGGGCGATGGCGCTGCATTCGTTCGAGCAGGCAAAGGTGCGCGGCTTTCGCGCGATGCAGTTCAACTTCGTCGTCGCGAGCAACGCCCGCGCGGTCGGGCTGTGGCAATCTTTGGGGTTCGACATCGTCGGGCGGTTGCCGGGGGCGTTCGACCATCCGGCGCGGGGCTTTGTCGATGCGCTGGTGATGTTTCGGGCGCTGTGATTATTCTCTGGCGCGTTCGCTGAGCGGCCTTGCCTCGAGCGCGTTCAGCGCTCTCAATATCGCGCCATGAACATCGCCAACCTCTTCGAAGAGCGTGCGATACACGTCGCTGATCCGCTCGCTATAGGCGTCGATGCGCGCAAGCTGGTCGCGGCCCGCGTCGGTGAGCCGAAACATCTTGCGCCGCGCGTCGCCGGGGTCGGGGTGCTGGGTGACCAGCCCGAGGCGGAGCAGCGCCGGGCATTTCTGCATCACCAGCTGGTGCGACTGCCCAAGCGTGCGTGCGAGTTCGGCTGCAGACGCCTCGCCCGCCTCGCCGAGCGCGGTGAGCAGCGAGCAGGAGCGCACCGGGACGACGATGCCGGCGGCGTCGAACAGCGGACGCGTCTGTTCCTCGATTCGCGTGCTCAGCGCTTCGCTGAGGCGGCCGAGGAACGAGATGTCGTCGAGATCGGACGCGGTATCAGGGGAGGCGGGCATAGTCGGTCGTCGTTCCGTCGCGGTCGATGCGGGTGAGCGCGACGATCTTGCCGCCTTTGCGCGCGATGCGAAAGCGGAAGTCGCGCACCCCTTCGATCGCCAGCAGGTCGCCGCCCAGCGGTTCGAGCGTGAGGCGGAGCCGTTCGCGCCAGGTATAGAGCAATTTGCCATCGACCAGGTCGATGCGCCGGCCTTCATAACGGCCGGCGATCGCTTTCAGCGCTGCGGCGGTCGGCGCGGGGCGTGGGGCGAGCATCGGCGCGAGCCAGTCGGCTTCGGCCTGTTTCGCCGGATCGGCTTTGGCGAGGTCGGTGAGCGCGAGGCGGTGCGCGACGGCGAGCGCGTCGGCGGAGGGGACGAGATGGTCGGGGGTCACGCCCTGTCCCTCGAAATCGCCGCGGTCGACGGGATCGCGGATCTGGCCGATCGGGACCTGCAGGAAGAAGTCGGTGCCGACGGGCTTGCGGTCGACCGGATGCGCGCCGCCCGCGGTGCGCTCGCCGACCAGCGTCGCGCGGCCGAGCTTCTTGAGCGTATAGGCGAACCATTCGGCGGCGGAGAAGCTGGTCGAACCGGTGAGGACATAGACGGGCTTGCCGGTCAGCCGCTTGGCGGGCAGCGCGGGGAGCACCCATTGGCCGCGCGCGACGCGGCGACCGTCGAGGTTGTAATCATAATCGAACAGCTCCTGGTCCTTGTCGCCGGGGAACAGCTGGCTCGCGAGCAACTGCGCCATCTCCAGATAACCGCCATTGTTGTAGCGCAGGTCATAGATCACGGCGTCGCCATTCTCGACGAAACGCATTGCCGCCGCGGCGGCGTCGTAGCCGAGTTCGGGGTCGGCGAAATGCGACAGGTCGACATAGGCGATATTGCCGTCGAGGTAGCGCAGTCCGGTGAAGCCGAAATTGGTTCGCGCCTCGTCGCGGCGGTCTTGTTCGCGCAGCGCGGCGGCGCGCGCCGGGTCCTGCTTTGCGGCATAGTCGGCGACCCATTCGGGATCGACCCCGACCGAAAAATGCAGGTCGTTGCTGGCGGCGATCAGGTCGTCGGTGAGCTCGCTCGCCAGCTTGCGCCGGTCGGCCGCCGCATCATAGGCGCCGGCGTCGAGATTGCGACGCAGCGTCGCGGCGATCGTCTTCGCCTTGTCGGGAAAGACATAATTCGCCTCGAGCGTCGCGCCCAGCTGTTCGACGACGGCGCGTTTGTCGGCGGCGGTCAGCGGAGCTTCGTCGGCCATGGCCGGCGTGACGAGCCATGCGGTCGTGGCAGCAAGGAGGATGGTCCAACGCTTGGTCTTCATGGAGATTGCACCTGCGATTCGATTTATACAATATATTGCGCAATATATTGTATAATGCCTCGGCGCAAGGGGCGTTGTCGATACGGACAGGCAAAGACGCGGGAACCATCGCCGCGAGCGGCGGGTTTTCGGGGGCAGCAGGCGGGCGTGAAAGAGGAGTGATCGCCATGGAAACGCAATTGCTGCACCGCGGCCGGCTGATCGACCATATCCAGTTGGTGGTCGCCGACCTCAAGGCGAGCCGGACTTTTTACGACGCGATCTTCGACGCGCTCGGGGTGCCGATCGGCGGCGCGGGCGAGGATTATTTCTGGATCGACGAATTGTTCGTCTCGACCGCCGACAGCGACGCCGCGCAGGGCAAGCTGACAGGGCGGCACCATCTGGCTTTCCAAGCCGCCGATCGCGCGATGGTCGACGCCTTTTACAACGCGGGGCTGGCGGCAGGCGGCACTGACCATGGCGCGCCGGGCGAGCGACCCTATCACCCCGGCTATTACGCGGCCTTCCTGCTCGACCCCGACGGCAACAATATCGAAGCGGTCTATCATGGGGACCATGAGCGAAGCGCGCTGTCGGTGGAGATCCGTTTCTAGCTCGCCTCAGACATAGCCCACCCAGCCGCGCCAGGTGAAGGCGGCGTAGAATTGCTCGACCCCGGTGAAGCCCGCCGCGCGCAGCACGGCTTCGTCGGCCTCGGGGCTGAGCATCGCGACATGGGTGGCGACCGCCTCGCGGCCCTTTGCGACCTGATCGGGATCGCCGCCCGACGCGATGGCGAAGGCGGCATAGCGGTCGAGCCAGCGGTCGCGCTCGCCCGCGCCTTGCGGGAAGCTGCCATGCGCGGCGACAAACGGCGCGCCGGGTTTCAGGCGGCGGCGGATTTCCGACACGGTGCGGATGCGTTCATCGGTTGCGAGGAAGTGGAGGGTGAGCAGGCACACCGCGCCGTCGAAGGGGCCGGCGGGGGCGTCGTCGATCACGCCCTCGACCAGCTCTGCGCGATCGGCGTTCGCGCCAAGCGTCTGCGCGGCCAGGCGCAGCATCGCGCCGGCGGGATCGACGCCGGTGAAGGTCCAGCCGGGATAGGCGTCGGCCAGCGCCTTCAGCTCAAGTCCGCCGCCCGCGCCGAGCACGAGGATATGCGCATCAGCGGGCACGCGCTCGGCGAGCAGCAGGCCGGTCATGCGGTGCAGCGCGTCGAGGCCGGGGACGAAACGCCGCGGCCCTTCGGTGTAGCGCGCGACCGCGGCCGGATCCTTGAAGCTGTCGAGGAAATGTTGCGCGCCTTCAGCCATGACTATGCTCCTGTGCAAGATGGGATCGCTCCGCCATGCGCGCGTGGAAATCGGCGCTGAGCTGCGCCAGCGTGACGCCGGCGAAACGATCAAGGAGCAAGCCCTCGGCATCGCGAAAGGCGGGGTCGAGCGCGGCGTTGACCGCTTGTTCGACGAGGCAGCCGGGCGCCTCGCTGCGATTGCCCATTGCCATCAGCCCGGGGCGGCCGATCGCATCATAGACGTCGCGCATCGTGATGGCCGACAGATCGCGCGCGATTGTCCAGCCGCCGCCATGGCCCTTTTCGCTATGCACGAACCCCGCGTCGCGCAGCCCGCCGAGGATGCGGCGGATGACGACCGGGTTGGTCTGCATCGCTCTGGCGAGCTGTTCCGACGTCATCGGCGTTTGATGCTCCGCCATGTGGAGCAGGACGTGCAGGACGCCCGAGAGTCGGCTGTCTCGATTCATGTAACTTTAAATAGTGCGTGATTGGGCAATGTCAACCAAGCTGAGTTGTTAGAATAATACAGTTGTTGACCGGCACGGGCCGAATCGCATAGATGCTCCCGCCCGGGGATTTTCATTGGGGCGCTGATGCGATGAAGATTCCAGCGATATTGGCGATGCTCGCCGCGCTGTCGGCTTGCGCCGCAAATCCCGCCGTTCCGGCTTCTGTTTCGGTCGCGGCGCCCGCTGGCGCCGAAGTCGAGATCGTGCGCGACGATGCGGGGTGGCAGGCGCGTTTCCGTTTCGCCGAAGATGCCCCGATCTGGGCGTTCGAGCGGTCGGCGCTGCTGCGCCGCGAAGAGACGCCCTGGCGCCCGAAAAGCTGGGAGGTGGCGACGCCGGGGGTGTCGCTGGTCCGGATCGGCGACTTTGACGCGCTGGTCGCCGACACGGGGACCGTCCCGCGCGAGGTGGTGATCCGTTTCCGCCCCCTCGCCGAGGATATCATCGCCGATTATGATCCGGCGATCATCCTGTCGGACGGTTCGCTCGCTATCTACGGCGGGCATTTCAACGCTTTCCCGATGGACAGCCGCGAGGCGGTCGCGGCGCTGCGCGAGCCGAAGGAATATCCGACGCGGATCGCGCTGACCGCGGCGGGCGCGCCCCTGCTGTTCGACGGCCAGCGGGTGACGCGCGCCGAGGCGGTGGGCGATCGTTATGTCTATGTCGGCGACGTCGCGATGGCGCCGGGCGACCCGGTCGCGACGATCCTCGACCCTGGCCTGCCGGGCTGGATTTCGGGGCAGCTGCGCGATTTCACCCCGTCGGTGTTCCGCGATTTCGAGGCGATGATGGGCGCGCACAAGAGCAGCCGGCCGATGGTGATCGCGAGCTGGGCGGGCTCGGAGTTTCGTGGGGCCAGCACCGGTGGCAGCGTGTCGCCCGGGCTGATCACGATGCGGCTCGAAGGCACGCAGCTCTTGAAGGAGACGCCGGGCGCGCTTCACCGGATGCGCTGGTTCATCGCGCATGAGGCGGCGCATTTCTGGCTGGGGCAGACGGTCGGCTATGCGACCCCCGACGAGGCGTGGATCACCGAGGGCGGTGCCGATTATCTGGCGATGGGCGCCGCGTTGCGCGCCAATGCCGGGTTCGATGCGGTCGACTTCCTGGCCAAGGCGCGCAGCGACTGTGCGGCCGCGCTGGCCAAGGGGCCGCTCGCCGATGCAAGGCGTCGCAATGATCAGCGCGCCTATTATGCCTGCGGGTCGCTGTTCGCGGCGGCGGTCGAGGTCGCGCGGCGGCCGCGCGGCAAGGGCTTCGCCGATTTCGTGCGCGGGCTGATCGCCACCGACAAGGACGGCAAGCTGACCGCACAGGAGTGGCTGACCGCCGCGCGCAAATTCGGGGTGCCGTCCGAACAGATCGCGCGGATCGAAACGCTGCGCGCAGGGATGCTCGATGCGGCGCCGGTGATCGCGGACTTGCTTGGCGATTGACCGGGGCAGGCAAAGCGGTTAGCCACGCCCGCGATGACCGACGCCCTGCAACCCCGATTCAAGGCATATTGGCGCTCCTTTACATAGGAGCGGCATGGCATCACCTTTGACCATCGCCGCCGTGTTCGGACAGGCGAATGGTTATCCATCTTTTCCCCCATCCGGTCACGGCGCGCGCATTCTGGAAGACGCGACATGACCGATACATTGCTTGCCCTCTCGACCGACCGGTGCCGTATCGCACCGCTCCACGCCGACGATGCCGCCGCGCTCGCCGCGATCACCGATGCGTCGGTGACGGCGCAGGTACATTTCCTGCCAACGCCCTTCACCGAGGCCGATGCCCGCGCGCTGATCGCCGGGTCGGGCGGCGGCGATGTGTTCCATGCGGTGCGCGACCGCGGCGAGGGACGGCTGCAGGGCGTGATCGGCGTCCACCGCCGCGACGCGCGCGAGGTCGAGGTCGGTTACTGGTTCGCTGCCGCGGCGCGCGGTCGGGGTTTGGCAACCGAGGCGGTCAATGCGGTGGTGCGCGAAATTGCCGGCTCGCGCCCGGGGGCGGCGATCGTGGCCGAATGCCATCCGGACAATGAACGGTCGCGCGCGCTGCTGCGGCGCGTCGGTTTCCTCGCGACGGGGCAGATCGGACGGCGGCCGGGCCGGGTGCTGATGAAATGGCGCCCGGGATCGGGGATCGACGTGTGCTGATCAGGTGAAGGACGATACGACTTCGACTAGCGAATTGGCGTCTCAGTCCAGCGATGTCTCAAGAATGTCGTCCCCCGAGCGTGGCTGGGGATCTGCTTCCAGTCGCAAGCCTCGCGCGGAAAGCGCCGAGAGGAAGCGATCCCAATAGGGCTGCCAATCCTCCAGTGCGTCCGTGATACAGGTCCGTTCGACGCTGACAAAAGCGCTGTCGGACCCAGGTTTGCGGATCGTCTGGATCATCACGCTGACCCGCGGACTTTGCAGGATGTAGATTTCGATTGTGTCGCCAACGACGCTGGCCGTGCTCATCCCGAGATCAGGCTCGGCGCGCTCGAACACGCTCTGGAGTTTCGCAAAGGCCTCCG is drawn from Sphingopyxis sp. OPL5 and contains these coding sequences:
- a CDS encoding RrF2 family transcriptional regulator, encoding MNRDSRLSGVLHVLLHMAEHQTPMTSEQLARAMQTNPVVIRRILGGLRDAGFVHSEKGHGGGWTIARDLSAITMRDVYDAIGRPGLMAMGNRSEAPGCLVEQAVNAALDPAFRDAEGLLLDRFAGVTLAQLSADFHARMAERSHLAQEHSHG
- a CDS encoding acyl-CoA thioesterase, producing MKSFTLSLTATPDSIDELGHVNNAVWVQWIQQVATGHWDAAAPPSHKDAYIWVVVRHEIDYLRALGPGETVTARTWVADKPQGAKFDRFMEFTGADGKVHVRARTVWALLDKASGRPLRVTAEVVAPFLGPEA
- a CDS encoding S41 family peptidase: MKTKRWTILLAATTAWLVTPAMADEAPLTAADKRAVVEQLGATLEANYVFPDKAKTIAATLRRNLDAGAYDAAADRRKLASELTDDLIAASNDLHFSVGVDPEWVADYAAKQDPARAAALREQDRRDEARTNFGFTGLRYLDGNIAYVDLSHFADPELGYDAAAAAMRFVENGDAVIYDLRYNNGGYLEMAQLLASQLFPGDKDQELFDYDYNLDGRRVARGQWVLPALPAKRLTGKPVYVLTGSTSFSAAEWFAYTLKKLGRATLVGERTAGGAHPVDRKPVGTDFFLQVPIGQIRDPVDRGDFEGQGVTPDHLVPSADALAVAHRLALTDLAKADPAKQAEADWLAPMLAPRPAPTAAALKAIAGRYEGRRIDLVDGKLLYTWRERLRLTLEPLGGDLLAIEGVRDFRFRIARKGGKIVALTRIDRDGTTTDYARLP
- a CDS encoding GNAT family N-acetyltransferase — its product is MTLSIRPATSDDAAAIWAIIEPTIRAGETYTLDRDMPEAEALAYWFAADKAVFVAEEDGFILGTYYLRANQAGGGAHVCNCGYMTGAAATGRGVARAMALHSFEQAKVRGFRAMQFNFVVASNARAVGLWQSLGFDIVGRLPGAFDHPARGFVDALVMFRAL
- a CDS encoding VOC family protein — encoded protein: METQLLHRGRLIDHIQLVVADLKASRTFYDAIFDALGVPIGGAGEDYFWIDELFVSTADSDAAQGKLTGRHHLAFQAADRAMVDAFYNAGLAAGGTDHGAPGERPYHPGYYAAFLLDPDGNNIEAVYHGDHERSALSVEIRF
- a CDS encoding threonine ammonia-lyase encodes the protein MTEQLTLTSAADYPAITLDDVRAAAGRINGAVVRTPTLHSQTLSEMVGAEVWLKFENLQFTAAYKERGALNALLLLDDEQRARGVIAASAGNHAQGLAYHGKRLGVPVTIVMPSTTPQVKVSQTASHGATIVLHGEKFDDAYAYARELEIERGLTFVHPFDHPHVAAGQGTVALEMLEDVPELDTLIVPIGGGGLLAGMGTAARGIKNDMRLVGVQAELYPSMYAELNGVDMACEGDTLAEGIAVKEPGSYTRKLVAQLNDDIVLVAERHLERAVSLLLQIEKTVVEGAGAAGLAAMLAHPEEFKGRKVGLVLTGGNIDTRLLANVLLRDLARSGRIARLRIRLQDRPGALFKVMKLFDEKQVNIIEIYHQRIFTTLPAKGLITDIECEARDREHLDSLVTALRDAGYMVTTVELA
- a CDS encoding class I SAM-dependent methyltransferase is translated as MAEGAQHFLDSFKDPAAVARYTEGPRRFVPGLDALHRMTGLLLAERVPADAHILVLGAGGGLELKALADAYPGWTFTGVDPAGAMLRLAAQTLGANADRAELVEGVIDDAPAGPFDGAVCLLTLHFLATDERIRTVSEIRRRLKPGAPFVAAHGSFPQGAGERDRWLDRYAAFAIASGGDPDQVAKGREAVATHVAMLSPEADEAVLRAAGFTGVEQFYAAFTWRGWVGYV
- a CDS encoding MarR family winged helix-turn-helix transcriptional regulator, with amino-acid sequence MPASPDTASDLDDISFLGRLSEALSTRIEEQTRPLFDAAGIVVPVRSCSLLTALGEAGEASAAELARTLGQSHQLVMQKCPALLRLGLVTQHPDPGDARRKMFRLTDAGRDQLARIDAYSERISDVYRTLFEEVGDVHGAILRALNALEARPLSERARE
- a CDS encoding GNAT family N-acetyltransferase; the protein is MTDTLLALSTDRCRIAPLHADDAAALAAITDASVTAQVHFLPTPFTEADARALIAGSGGGDVFHAVRDRGEGRLQGVIGVHRRDAREVEVGYWFAAAARGRGLATEAVNAVVREIAGSRPGAAIVAECHPDNERSRALLRRVGFLATGQIGRRPGRVLMKWRPGSGIDVC